One genomic region from Biomphalaria glabrata chromosome 7, xgBioGlab47.1, whole genome shotgun sequence encodes:
- the LOC106054895 gene encoding CKLF-like MARVEL transmembrane domain-containing protein 4 gives MSTTAYEHTTETHSGPAPIRPHPEYVKSTPGLLKIAEIILSVLVLICASIDWWYSIGGGWVQFVAASALITTVILFIFHFFNLISRVTVRWNFIEFIYYCVFVVLYVIAAIVAAVRAHLAPSIVATAIFTFLALAVYAIDTYLMYKAWQTIQHPSTGGAATTTTTTTTTYETRTQY, from the exons ATGTCTACCACAGCATATGAACACACAACAGAGACTCATTCAGGTCCAGCACCCATTAGACCTCACCCAGAATATGTGAAGAGTACCCCAGGATTGCTGAAGATAGCAGAAATA ATTCTTTCTGTTTTGGTTTTGATTTGTGCTTCCATTGACTGGTGGTACAGCATAGGAGGAGGCTGGGTTCAGTTTGTAGCTGCTTCTGCATTGATTACAACAGTTATACTctttatttttcactttttcAACCTCATCAGCCGAGTGACTGTTCGCTGGAACTTCATT GAATTCATTTACTACTGTGTGTTTGTTGTTCTCTATGTCATAGCTGCTATAGTAGCAGCAGTCAGAGCTCATCTTGCACCATCCATTGTTGCTACTGCA ATCTTTACATTTTTGGCATTGGCTGTCTACGCCATAGACACATACTTGATGTACAAAGCATGGCAAACTATCCAGCATCCATCAACCGGTGGTGCAGCTACAACAACCACCACCACTACTACCACTTATGAGACCAGGACCCAGTACTGA